A single window of Nitrospirae bacterium YQR-1 DNA harbors:
- a CDS encoding pyridoxamine 5'-phosphate oxidase family protein → MGTQYKSLKAEDIEFIKSQKVFFAASCSGKEVNLSPKGYDCLRVLDSNTLLYMDYPGSGDRTARDIKNDGQLTLMFISFTERAKILRLFCKGELIEKSSNVFSEAAGNFSETIHGAVRRFIRYSIYAVESTCGMSVPFMHYEGERDGLRDWAVKKSIDNTIDKYIKDHEVPPKL, encoded by the coding sequence TTGGGAACACAGTACAAGTCATTAAAAGCAGAGGATATAGAATTTATAAAATCACAAAAAGTGTTTTTTGCGGCCTCTTGCAGCGGCAAAGAGGTAAATCTTTCGCCAAAGGGGTATGATTGCCTTAGAGTCTTAGATTCCAACACTTTGCTATATATGGATTATCCCGGAAGCGGAGACAGAACAGCAAGGGATATAAAAAATGACGGACAGTTAACCTTGATGTTTATCTCTTTTACAGAGAGGGCAAAAATCCTCAGACTATTTTGTAAGGGTGAGTTAATAGAAAAAAGCAGCAACGTGTTTTCAGAGGCCGCCGGTAATTTTAGTGAAACCATCCACGGTGCCGTCAGAAGATTTATTAGGTATTCTATATATGCGGTGGAGTCAACTTGTGGAATGTCTGTGCCGTTTATGCACTATGAGGGTGAAAGGGACGGCCTTAGAGACTGGGCTGTCAAAAAATCAATAGATAACACAATAGATAAGTATATAAAGGATCACGAGGTGCCTCCAAAATTATGA